From Streptomyces sp. Edi4, one genomic window encodes:
- a CDS encoding transglycosylase SLT domain-containing protein gives MSPKLGFVLSFAARFTARKKSIAAAGATVLAAAGVAMAAVPAQAAPSSAQAIAQKMMPAGQFQCFSKIVNHESGWNPSATNASSGAYGLVQALPGSKMASAGADWKSNPATQIKWGLNYMNERYGSPCGAWNFWQQNSWY, from the coding sequence ATGTCCCCGAAGTTAGGTTTCGTGTTGTCTTTCGCCGCCCGTTTCACCGCTCGTAAGAAGTCCATCGCCGCCGCCGGCGCCACTGTGCTCGCCGCCGCCGGTGTCGCCATGGCCGCCGTCCCGGCCCAGGCCGCACCGTCGAGCGCCCAGGCGATCGCGCAGAAGATGATGCCGGCCGGGCAGTTCCAGTGCTTCAGCAAGATCGTGAACCACGAGTCCGGCTGGAACCCGTCCGCCACCAACGCCTCCTCCGGCGCCTACGGTCTGGTCCAGGCCCTGCCCGGTTCGAAGATGGCCTCCGCCGGTGCCGACTGGAAGTCCAACCCGGCCACCCAGATCAAGTGGGGCCTGAACTACATGAACGAGCGCTACGGCAGCCCGTGTGGCGCGTGGAACTTCTGGCAGCAGAACAGCTGGTACTAA
- a CDS encoding ATP-binding cassette domain-containing protein, translated as MIRFENVSVTYDSAAQPTVQGVELTVPEGELVLLVGPSGVGKSTLLGTVSGLVPHFTGGTLRGRVTVDGRDTRTHKPRELADLVGTVGQDPLAHFVTDTVEDELAYGMESLGLAPAVMRRRVEETLDLLGLAELRDRPIATLSGGQQQRVAIGSVLTPHPKVLVLDEPTSALDPAAAEDVLAVLQRLVHDLGTTVLLAEHRLERVVQYADRVILLPAPGAPPVMGAPADIMKISPVHPPVVALGRLARWSPLPLSVRDARRLAAPLRERLSSHTPGRRPPLPHTSQAPQGPGAAPRPGGAGRPAPAAPRRTLATLFRRPPHTPTHAAVATVSALAVRRARVEALRQVDLTVAPGETIALMGRNGAGKSTLLNTLIGMIEPTSGSVTVGGRTPHRTPPRDLIREVGLVPQEPRDLLYANTVAAECAAADEDAGAAPGSCRDLVRELLPGVADDTHPRDLSEGQRLALALALVLTGRPPLLLLDEPTRGLDYAAKGRLVTVLRALAAEGHAIVLATHDVELAAELAHRVVILAGGEVVADGPTAEVVLSSPAFAPQVAKILAPQHWLTVPQVREALV; from the coding sequence GTGATCCGGTTCGAGAACGTGTCGGTCACCTACGACTCCGCCGCGCAGCCGACCGTCCAGGGGGTCGAACTGACCGTCCCTGAAGGGGAGTTGGTGCTCCTCGTCGGACCGTCCGGGGTCGGCAAGTCGACCCTGCTCGGTACCGTCTCCGGCCTCGTCCCGCACTTCACCGGCGGCACCCTGCGCGGCCGGGTCACCGTGGACGGCCGCGACACCCGCACCCACAAGCCGCGCGAACTCGCCGACCTGGTCGGCACGGTGGGCCAGGACCCACTGGCGCACTTCGTCACCGACACCGTCGAGGACGAACTGGCCTACGGAATGGAGTCGTTGGGCCTGGCTCCCGCCGTGATGCGCCGCCGGGTGGAGGAGACCCTTGACCTGCTGGGCCTCGCGGAGCTGCGCGACCGCCCGATCGCCACGCTCTCGGGCGGCCAGCAGCAGCGCGTCGCGATCGGCTCGGTGCTCACGCCGCACCCGAAGGTCCTGGTCCTTGACGAGCCGACGTCGGCGCTCGACCCCGCGGCGGCCGAGGACGTCCTGGCGGTCCTGCAACGCCTTGTGCACGACCTGGGCACGACGGTCCTGCTGGCCGAGCACCGCCTGGAAAGGGTGGTCCAGTACGCCGACCGGGTCATCCTGCTCCCCGCCCCCGGCGCCCCGCCGGTCATGGGCGCCCCCGCCGACATCATGAAGATCTCCCCGGTCCACCCCCCGGTGGTGGCCCTCGGCCGGCTGGCTCGCTGGTCCCCGCTCCCCCTGTCGGTGCGGGACGCCCGCCGCCTGGCCGCCCCCCTGCGCGAGCGCCTGTCTTCCCACACCCCCGGCCGAAGGCCCCCACTGCCGCACACATCACAAGCGCCCCAAGGGCCGGGAGCGGCCCCCCGCCCGGGCGGCGCCGGGCGGCCCGCCCCCGCCGCGCCGAGGCGGACCCTGGCCACGCTGTTCCGCCGGCCCCCGCACACCCCCACCCACGCCGCCGTCGCCACCGTGAGCGCCCTCGCCGTACGCCGCGCCCGGGTGGAGGCCCTGCGCCAGGTGGACCTCACCGTCGCCCCTGGCGAGACCATCGCCCTGATGGGACGCAACGGCGCGGGCAAGTCCACGCTGCTCAACACCCTCATCGGCATGATCGAGCCCACCTCGGGATCGGTCACCGTGGGCGGCCGCACCCCCCACCGCACCCCGCCGCGCGACCTGATCCGCGAGGTCGGCCTCGTACCGCAGGAGCCGCGCGACCTGCTGTACGCCAACACGGTGGCCGCGGAGTGCGCCGCCGCCGACGAGGACGCGGGCGCCGCCCCGGGAAGCTGCCGGGACCTGGTCCGCGAGCTGCTGCCTGGCGTGGCCGACGACACCCACCCCCGCGACCTGTCCGAGGGCCAGCGCCTGGCCCTGGCCCTCGCACTCGTGCTGACCGGCCGCCCGCCCCTGCTCCTCCTGGACGAGCCGACCCGCGGCCTCGACTACGCGGCGAAGGGCCGCCTGGTCACGGTGCTGCGCGCGCTCGCCGCCGAAGGGCACGCCATCGTCCTGGCCACCCATGACGTGGAGCTGGCCGCCGAGCTCGCCCACCGGGTCGTGATCCTCGCGGGCGGTGAGGTCGTCGCGGACGGCCCGACCGCCGAGGTCGTCCTCTCCTCGCCCGCCTTCGCCCCCCAGGTCGCCAAGATCCTCGCCCCGCAGCACTGGCTGACCGTCCCGCAGGTACGCGAGGCCCTGGTATGA
- a CDS encoding energy-coupling factor transporter transmembrane component T: MPPSTPGPSPALPPPASDGRSQAPTASAPHGTGGNEGPPGTRPLTTPAGPGRVPRALGLGLAPPSASRSNAVHPGAWWLWALGLATAASRTNNPLLLGLLVGVAGYVVAARKTDAPWARSYTAFLKIGLFVVAVRLAFNLVLGSPVPGSHTLFTLPGLPLPDWAKGIRVGGRVTAEGMLFALYDGVRLATLLICVGAANALANPARLLKSLPGALYEAGVAVVVAMTFAPNMVADVVRLRTARRLRGRPTGGIKAIAQIGLPVLEGALERSVAVAASMDARGYGRSAEVPAPVRHTTTALTLGGLLGVCVGTYGLLGSQGAGYGAPVLVAGLLACLAGLRLGGRRQIRTRYRPDRWGARSLLVAGSGVAVAALTLWAGTYASEALTVGVVPLTAPGLPLWPALSLLAGLLPAFVAPVPPKEST, translated from the coding sequence ATGCCCCCCAGCACCCCGGGCCCCAGCCCAGCCCTCCCCCCGCCGGCCTCGGACGGCCGGTCGCAGGCGCCGACGGCGAGCGCGCCCCACGGGACGGGCGGCAACGAGGGCCCGCCCGGGACACGGCCGCTGACCACCCCGGCCGGGCCCGGGCGCGTACCCAGGGCCCTGGGCCTGGGGCTCGCCCCGCCCTCCGCGTCCCGGAGCAACGCCGTGCACCCGGGCGCCTGGTGGCTCTGGGCGCTCGGTCTCGCCACCGCCGCGTCACGCACGAACAACCCCCTCCTGCTGGGCCTCCTCGTCGGCGTCGCCGGCTACGTCGTGGCCGCCCGCAAGACCGACGCCCCCTGGGCCCGCTCCTACACCGCGTTCCTCAAGATCGGCCTGTTCGTCGTCGCCGTACGCCTCGCCTTCAACCTGGTCCTCGGCTCGCCGGTCCCCGGCAGCCACACCCTGTTCACGCTGCCCGGACTCCCGCTCCCCGACTGGGCGAAGGGCATCCGCGTCGGCGGCCGGGTCACCGCCGAGGGCATGCTCTTCGCCCTGTACGACGGCGTACGCCTGGCCACCCTGCTGATCTGCGTCGGCGCGGCGAACGCCCTCGCCAACCCCGCCCGCCTCCTCAAGTCACTGCCCGGCGCCCTGTACGAGGCCGGCGTCGCGGTCGTCGTCGCGATGACGTTCGCGCCGAACATGGTCGCCGACGTCGTACGCCTGCGGACCGCGCGCAGACTGCGCGGCCGCCCCACCGGCGGCATCAAGGCGATCGCCCAGATCGGCCTGCCCGTGCTCGAAGGCGCCCTGGAACGCTCCGTCGCCGTCGCCGCCTCCATGGACGCCCGTGGCTACGGCCGCAGCGCCGAGGTCCCCGCCCCCGTACGCCACACCACCACCGCGCTGACCCTGGGCGGCCTGCTCGGCGTGTGCGTCGGTACGTACGGGCTGCTCGGTTCACAGGGCGCCGGGTACGGCGCCCCGGTCCTGGTCGCCGGACTGCTGGCGTGCCTCGCCGGACTGCGTCTGGGCGGCCGGCGCCAGATCCGCACCCGCTACCGCCCCGACCGCTGGGGCGCCCGCTCCCTGCTCGTGGCCGGATCCGGCGTCGCCGTCGCCGCGCTGACGCTCTGGGCGGGTACGTACGCCTCCGAGGCCCTGACCGTCGGCGTCGTCCCGCTGACCGCGCCGGGCCTGCCGCTGTGGCCCGCACTGTCCCTGCTCGCCGGTCTCCTCCCCGCCTTCGTCGCACCCGTACCTCCCAAGGAGTCCACGTGA
- a CDS encoding prenyltransferase/squalene oxidase repeat-containing protein produces the protein MTVRRRAAAVAAAFAAATAAIGAAAPAAFADGTPPPAAVPPGLYGTKDPQFDGVFRQSLAFLAQEKAAVSPADKAIAWLAGQQCADGSFMSFRADPAKACDPAKLDTNATSAAVQALVAVGGHTDAVKKSVTWLKSVQQDDGGWPYTPGMGGSDANSTAIVIGALAAAGEKPADVKSAKGGKTPFDALLTFALPCDDPNGAGAFAFQPDPKTQKLYANADATAAAVTGSLGKGLTATAGAADTKGAACEKAATPEQGAHNGAAYLARTLAPTGFLKSAMPGATDQPDYGNTADAVVALAAAGLPDQAKKSADWLAKNATAWAKDNGPAAYAQLVFAADAAGADPKNFGGTDLVKALNATGPAPKAAASSSAPADETKKKDDEKKDDGISVWWIVGVGLLAGIGVGFLISGRKKNQRL, from the coding sequence ATGACCGTACGCCGCCGCGCCGCAGCAGTCGCCGCAGCATTCGCCGCAGCCACCGCCGCCATCGGCGCAGCCGCCCCGGCCGCCTTCGCCGACGGCACGCCGCCCCCCGCCGCGGTCCCGCCGGGCCTGTACGGCACGAAGGACCCCCAGTTCGACGGAGTCTTCCGGCAGTCGCTCGCCTTCCTCGCCCAGGAGAAGGCCGCCGTCTCCCCCGCCGACAAGGCCATCGCCTGGCTCGCCGGGCAGCAGTGCGCCGACGGCTCCTTCATGTCCTTCCGCGCCGACCCCGCCAAGGCGTGCGATCCGGCCAAGCTGGACACCAACGCCACCTCCGCCGCCGTGCAGGCACTCGTCGCGGTCGGCGGCCACACCGACGCCGTCAAGAAGAGCGTCACCTGGCTGAAGTCCGTGCAGCAGGACGACGGCGGCTGGCCGTACACGCCCGGCATGGGCGGCAGCGACGCCAACTCCACCGCGATCGTGATCGGTGCCCTCGCCGCCGCCGGCGAGAAGCCCGCCGACGTGAAGTCCGCCAAGGGCGGCAAGACCCCCTTCGACGCGCTGCTCACCTTCGCGCTGCCCTGCGACGACCCCAACGGCGCGGGCGCCTTCGCCTTCCAGCCCGACCCCAAGACGCAGAAGCTGTACGCCAACGCCGACGCGACCGCCGCAGCCGTGACCGGCTCGCTCGGCAAGGGCCTCACCGCCACCGCCGGCGCCGCCGACACCAAGGGCGCCGCCTGCGAGAAGGCCGCCACCCCCGAGCAGGGCGCGCACAACGGCGCCGCCTACCTCGCCAGGACGCTGGCACCGACCGGTTTCCTGAAGTCCGCGATGCCGGGCGCCACCGACCAGCCCGACTACGGCAACACCGCCGACGCGGTCGTCGCCCTCGCCGCCGCGGGCCTGCCCGACCAGGCCAAGAAGTCCGCCGACTGGCTCGCCAAGAACGCCACCGCCTGGGCCAAGGACAACGGCCCGGCCGCCTACGCCCAGCTCGTCTTCGCCGCCGACGCGGCCGGCGCCGACCCGAAGAACTTCGGCGGCACCGACCTCGTCAAGGCCCTCAACGCCACCGGCCCCGCGCCCAAGGCCGCCGCGTCCTCCTCGGCGCCGGCCGACGAGACCAAGAAGAAGGACGACGAGAAGAAGGACGACGGCATCTCCGTCTGGTGGATCGTGGGCGTCGGCCTGCTCGCCGGCATCGGCGTCGGCTTCCTGATCAGCGGCCGCAAGAAGAACCAGCGACTCTGA
- a CDS encoding ECF transporter S component: MTRVTGPARRPRATGATAPVRLGPRAVVALCLITLIGVAAFGWPLLADADAGLAHARDTPWLFAALLPLLVGVVVATIADGGLDAKAVAMLGVLAAVGAALRPLGAGTAGLEPMFFLMVLSGRVLGPGFGFVLGSVTMFASALLTGGVGPWMPFQMLAMGWFTMGAGLLPGPHRLRGRAEIALLALYGALASFAYGTVMNLQGWTFIGGMSSGISFHPGDALQDNLLRFFAYCAATSLGWDLGRAALTVVLTAALGTTVLKALRRATRRAAFEAQVTFEGS, from the coding sequence ATGACCCGCGTCACAGGGCCCGCGCGGCGGCCCCGCGCCACCGGCGCGACCGCGCCCGTCCGCCTCGGCCCGCGCGCGGTCGTGGCCCTCTGCCTGATCACCCTCATCGGCGTCGCCGCCTTCGGCTGGCCCCTGCTCGCCGACGCGGACGCCGGGCTCGCGCACGCGCGGGACACCCCCTGGCTCTTCGCCGCGCTGCTCCCGCTCCTGGTGGGTGTGGTGGTCGCCACCATCGCCGACGGCGGCCTGGACGCCAAGGCGGTGGCGATGCTCGGGGTGCTCGCCGCCGTGGGCGCGGCGCTGCGCCCGCTCGGCGCGGGCACAGCCGGTCTGGAGCCGATGTTCTTCCTGATGGTGCTGAGCGGCCGGGTGCTCGGCCCGGGCTTCGGCTTCGTCCTCGGCTCGGTGACGATGTTCGCCTCGGCCCTGCTGACCGGCGGGGTCGGCCCGTGGATGCCGTTCCAGATGCTGGCGATGGGCTGGTTCACGATGGGCGCGGGCCTGCTCCCCGGCCCGCACCGGCTGCGCGGCCGCGCCGAGATCGCGCTGCTCGCCCTGTACGGCGCGCTCGCCTCGTTCGCGTACGGCACGGTCATGAACCTCCAGGGCTGGACGTTCATCGGCGGCATGTCATCGGGCATCTCCTTCCACCCCGGTGACGCGCTCCAGGACAACCTGCTGCGCTTTTTCGCGTACTGCGCGGCCACCTCGCTGGGCTGGGACCTGGGCCGGGCCGCGCTCACCGTGGTCCTGACGGCGGCCCTCGGCACGACGGTCCTCAAGGCGCTGAGGCGGGCCACGCGGCGCGCCGCCTTCGAGGCCCAGGTCACATTCGAGGGCTCATAA
- a CDS encoding SCO2322 family protein has product MRSRLASLAALLLTLVALAAGTGQAQAAGYRYWSFWDLAGDAWTYATQGPASAHPGDGAVEGFRFAVSADSQDATKPRSAPSFEAVCGSTPTKDGTKRVALVIDFGTPQDAARGETPPAPRTACAQVAPDATTADALAAVAKPLRYNSAALLCAINGYPRAGCGEQVGDTAPAPEPAAKDNAGGGPSAGLLTGAAAVVALAGAAIWQSRRRRGN; this is encoded by the coding sequence ATGCGCTCGCGACTCGCTTCCCTGGCCGCGCTGCTCCTCACGCTGGTGGCGCTGGCCGCCGGCACGGGCCAGGCACAGGCCGCCGGGTACCGGTACTGGTCCTTCTGGGACCTGGCGGGCGACGCCTGGACGTACGCCACCCAGGGCCCGGCGTCCGCGCACCCCGGTGACGGCGCGGTGGAGGGATTCCGCTTCGCGGTGAGCGCGGACTCCCAGGACGCCACCAAGCCGCGTTCCGCGCCGTCCTTCGAGGCGGTGTGCGGCTCGACACCGACCAAGGACGGCACCAAGCGGGTCGCGCTCGTCATCGACTTCGGTACGCCGCAGGACGCCGCGCGGGGCGAGACCCCGCCCGCGCCGCGCACCGCCTGCGCCCAGGTCGCCCCGGACGCCACCACGGCGGACGCGCTCGCGGCCGTCGCCAAGCCGCTGCGCTACAACAGCGCGGCCCTGCTGTGCGCGATCAACGGCTACCCGCGTGCGGGCTGCGGCGAGCAGGTGGGCGACACGGCCCCCGCGCCGGAACCCGCCGCGAAGGACAACGCCGGCGGCGGCCCCTCGGCCGGCCTGCTCACCGGCGCGGCCGCGGTCGTGGCCCTGGCGGGCGCGGCGATCTGGCAGTCCCGCCGCCGCCGCGGGAACTGA